The sequence below is a genomic window from Rhodococcus sp. 4CII.
TGAATTAGTGCAGGTCGGCGCGGACGGGTTCAAATAGTGTTGGCAGAGAACAAGATGCGAAATGGTGGCTCCGTCGACGCCGGCACACCCTGGTGCCCGGCCGACGGCGACGGATGCATTGCCGGCCGCCGAGCGGCGCCGAATGACAGTGGATGTTCCCGCGATCTTTCACTGTGGGCGTGGTTGGATCGTCTCCGTCCTGGTCTTGGTTGGTGCACGTGCAGCGGGCACTGCTGCCGAGGCGTGCGAATCTGCAGCTTGGCGACTCGAGCGTCGCTCGTGGGCGGACAGGCCACCCCGGATCCCGTGTGGCTCGGAATTGTCGACTGCGTGGGTTCGACACCGGTCGGCGACTGGGCAGCATGCGCAGAGCTGTTTGGCTGCGCGTTCACGCTTGGACCGCTGGTGCGGAGACTCTCCGTCTTGCGGGAAGAACAGTTCGGTTCCCATCCGGCGGCAGCGGGAGTGTCGCTGCCATTCGAGGTCGTGGCCGAACAGGTCGTCGTACATGCTGGCTCGGGTCGTACTTTCTTGATGCGCTGAGGGTGTCCGCGGCCGCCGCGGCGACAGAGCGCGACGAGACGGCACACGGACACCTTCGCCGTTGTCGGATTCGGCCGGGCTACTCGGACAGAAAGTCCGCGACCAGGCTGTTGAACCGGGCCGAGTGCTCGATCTGGACCCAGTGACCGCAGCGTCCGAACACGTGCAACTGCGAGCGATCGATGAGTTCGAGCAGGCGGAGCGAGTTGGTGAGGGGAATGACCTGATCGTCGCGGCCGTGCACGATCAGGGTGTCGTTCTCCAAACCTGCGATCAGATTCTCGTCGACGGCCATCTCGTCGACACCTTGCTGGCGCGGTGCCGGGAACATCGCGCTGAACGCTTCTTGCACGCCGGGGCGGGTGGCGGCCGCGAGCCGGAGTTCGGCGAGTTCGTCGTTGACCAGTGAGCGGTCGTAGGCGAAGACATCCAGGAGTGCGCGCATGGCCGGCAGGGAAGGTTCGAAACCCCAGACCGCGTCGAGCCCCGCAGTGATGTCGAAGCGCACCCCGACGCTGCCCATCAGCACGAGCCGATCGACCCGGTCGGGGTGTTTGGTCGCGATGTTCAAAGCGAGCGATCCACCGAAGCTGTTGCCCACGATGGAGACCTTGTCGAGGCCGAGGGCGTCGAGCAGGCCCACGAGATGATTGGTCCAGGTGGTCGAGTTGTATTCGACGCCGTCGGGGCGTTCGGTGTATCCGAATCCGAGGATGTCCGGTGCGATGACGCGGAACGACTCGGCGAGATGCGGAATGGTGGTGCGCCAGTTCGCCCACGCGGTGACGCCGGGCCCCGACCCGTGGATCAGGACGACGGGGGCACCTTGTCCCACATCGTGGTAGTTGGTGGCTACCCCGTTGACGTCGATGGTCTTCGCGATTTCAGGTGATTGATCGGTTGTGGTCATTGGTTCTACTCCATGACGGTGCAATCGTTGCGGACTTGCGGTCGCGGGTGTTCGGGGTGCGGCTGCCGATACCTGCCCGTGTCTTAGGTGACGACGGTGAGGAAGTTCTGGTCCAGTTCCCGGTGGGTGAAGTTGATGCCGCGGGCGGCCTGATCCATGGTCCAGGTGATGGTGCGGAAATCCTTGCCGGTGCGGTATCCGCCGGAGAACACTTCGTTGCGGTTGCCGGCGGGATCGAAGAAGTAGATCGTTTCCCCGCGGGTGATGCCGTGGCGGGCAGGACCGAAGTCGATGGGCACGTCCTCCATGGAGAAGACGTCGCCGGCATGGAGCAGCGCCGACCAGTCGGCGATGTGATAGGCGAAGTGGTGCAGTTTGCCGTTCTCGCCCTGGACGAACGCGATGTCGTGGGGTTGCTCGCCGCAGAACATCCACGACCCGACGAGTTCGTTGTTGTTCTCGCCGCCGACGAGGCGTTCGGCGGCCTGGAAGTCGAGGGCTTCGGAGAAGAAGCGTTCGAGCAGGGTGGGGTCTTCTGTGGTGATGAGGGTGTGGTCGAGGCGCGGTACGCCGATGCCCCGGGTTCCGCCGCGCGGCCACGGGTCCGGGTTCCACACTCCGGTGGCGGTGCCGACGTACTCGATGTCGCTGTAGAGCTCGAGGATGTGTTCGGACGGCAGGGTCACGCGCAGGCCGTCGCCGACGGATTGGTTGTCGCCCTTGCTCATCCGTTCGCAGGTTGCCCCGAACGCGCGTACCCGGGTTTCGATCTCGGCGAGGGAGTCGACATCGGAGACCTTGTAGCCGAGTTTGATCAGTCCGACCCCGCCTTCGTTGAGGACGACCGAGTGGTGGTCGGCCTCGTCCCAGGACTTGAGGTAGACGGTGCCGTCCTCCTCGTGGACAGCGTCCATTCCGAGGGTGTTGATGTAGTGGTTCTTGGCCTCGGTGAGGTCGGTGACGTTGATGTGGACATTGCCCAGTCGCAACACGGACATGGTGGTCCCTTCCTGTGGTGTGAGGTGAGTTCGTCGCTGCCACGATCTACGTGGTGCGTTGTCGGGACCGCCCGAACCCTGCGAGGACATAGACGAGGCGGTCCCGTTCCCCGAGTTCGATGGTCACGTCTGATTGAGGAACGGCCCGGCAGGGAAGGCACTTTTGTTCGCCGGGCTTTCGGTCGGGGCCGTTGACGACCGAGGCACTCACCGGAGTGTGGTAGTCGACATCCCCGTCGACGAGCGTGGCTCGGCAGGCTCCGCATCCGCCTCGCCGGCACTTGTACCGGGACCGGTACCCCTGGCGGCGCAGCGCATCGACGATCGACTCGTCTGAACGAACGCGGATGCGTATCCCATCGGGAAGCACGGTGACCTGGTACTCGCCCGCCGGAGGTGGAGGATCTCCGGCGTGAACGAGGGGGGTGTCAGTCATGGCTCCTCCGCTCTGCCGTGTCGTCTGCCCCAGCGACGAGGACGGCGTCCGTGGCACGTGTCGTCACGCTCGACCATCCCCGAGGTTGAACCTCGGAGCCGCCGCCTGCCTCGAGTGCGTACTGCGTCGAGACGAATGTCATCGCGGTGGGGGCGGGTCGTTGTCGCTCATGGGGGCGCGTCATTCGCTGGAAGCGGTGGTGGATATCCCGTAGGTGGTCGGTGGTGGACTTCCCGGGTGAGGCTCGAGACCCGGTCGTTGTCGAGAAACGTCCGCCGTCCGCGCTCCCGGCTACAATCGGCTGTCACCGGGAGCGGTCGCTGCTTCGGTGGGTACTACGTGCGGCCGAAGTAGGAGACGTCGTCGTTGCCGATGAGGTCGGGGACGGTCCAGCCGTCGAGGTCGTACTCGCTCATGAACTGCTCGGCCAGGCCCCTCATGCACGACACCACCCCGGTCGCCTGCGCACCGAACAGCAACTCGGCCTTGACGTTTTCGTGGTTTCCGGAGTAGTTGCGCTCGTACAGTTCGTGTCGGCCGCCGAACTCGGATCCGATCGAATCCCACAGTGCCTTCATGACCTTCACACGGTCGACGGCGGTGATGCCGTCGGAGCCGCGCACGTACTTGTCGAGGTACGGGCGGATCTCTGCCGACTTGAAGTCGGCTGCCGAGGACGGCAGGTAGATCAGGCCGGAGGCGACGTCCTGTTCGATGATCTCCTTGATCCGGGGGTAACCCTGCATCATGAACATCCGGTAGGTGAGGCCGTATTCGAGCTTGGGGATGACGGTGTCGCCGATCCACTGTTCCGGGTCGCGGGCCATCGATTCGGTCAGTGACCAGAACAGGTTCCGCCAGCCGATGACCTCACCGACGCGGGTCTGGACGCCGCGGAAGCCGCCGGCGCCGGTGCAGTCGAGGGCCTTCATGAGCAGGCCGGCGATGAAGTCGAGTTTGACCGCGAGTCGGGTGCAGCCCTGCAGCATGGCGCGGGGCAGGAACCCGGACTGGGGGAAGAAGGTGTTGATCTTGTCGACGG
It includes:
- a CDS encoding WhiB family transcriptional regulator; its protein translation is MYDDLFGHDLEWQRHSRCRRMGTELFFPQDGESPHQRSKRERAAKQLCACCPVADRCRTHAVDNSEPHGIRGGLSAHERRSSRQAADSHASAAVPAARAPTKTRTETIQPRPQ
- a CDS encoding alpha/beta fold hydrolase, encoding MTTTDQSPEIAKTIDVNGVATNYHDVGQGAPVVLIHGSGPGVTAWANWRTTIPHLAESFRVIAPDILGFGYTERPDGVEYNSTTWTNHLVGLLDALGLDKVSIVGNSFGGSLALNIATKHPDRVDRLVLMGSVGVRFDITAGLDAVWGFEPSLPAMRALLDVFAYDRSLVNDELAELRLAAATRPGVQEAFSAMFPAPRQQGVDEMAVDENLIAGLENDTLIVHGRDDQVIPLTNSLRLLELIDRSQLHVFGRCGHWVQIEHSARFNSLVADFLSE
- a CDS encoding catechol 2,3-dioxygenase; this encodes MSVLRLGNVHINVTDLTEAKNHYINTLGMDAVHEEDGTVYLKSWDEADHHSVVLNEGGVGLIKLGYKVSDVDSLAEIETRVRAFGATCERMSKGDNQSVGDGLRVTLPSEHILELYSDIEYVGTATGVWNPDPWPRGGTRGIGVPRLDHTLITTEDPTLLERFFSEALDFQAAERLVGGENNNELVGSWMFCGEQPHDIAFVQGENGKLHHFAYHIADWSALLHAGDVFSMEDVPIDFGPARHGITRGETIYFFDPAGNRNEVFSGGYRTGKDFRTITWTMDQAARGINFTHRELDQNFLTVVT
- a CDS encoding 2Fe-2S iron-sulfur cluster-binding protein: MTDTPLVHAGDPPPPAGEYQVTVLPDGIRIRVRSDESIVDALRRQGYRSRYKCRRGGCGACRATLVDGDVDYHTPVSASVVNGPDRKPGEQKCLPCRAVPQSDVTIELGERDRLVYVLAGFGRSRQRTT